CCCGGCCCATCGGCCGCAGCGCCTCGTCGGTGGCCGAGAACCGGATCGACTGGCCGTTGGCACTGACCAACAGCAGATCGTCCTCGGCGGAGCAGAGCACCGCGCCGACCAGTTCGTCGCCTTCGCGCAGATTGACCGCGACGATGCCGCCGGAGCGGTTGGAGTCGAAGTCGGTCAGCTTGGACTTCTTGACCAGACCGTTGCGGGTCGCCAGCACCAGGTACGGGGCGTCCTCGTAGCTCTGGAGCTGGATCACCTGGGCGATCCGTTCCTCCGGCTGGAAGGCCAGCAGGTTGGCGACATGCTGGCCGCGCGCCGTACGGGAGGCCTCCGGCAGGTCGTAGGCCTTGGCCCGGTAGACGCGGCCCTGTGTGGTGAAGAACAGGATCCAGTCATGGGTCGAGCAGACGAAGAAGTGGTTGACGATGTCGTCCTGCTTGAGCCCGGCGCCCTGCACACCCTTACCGCCCCGCTTCTGGCTGCGGTACAGGTCGGTCTTGGTCCGCTTGGCGTACCCGGTCTCGGTGATCGTGACCACGACGTCCTCGCGGGCGATCAGATCCTCGTCGCTGACCTCGCCGTCGGCCGGCACGATCCGCGACTTGCGGTCATCGCCGTACTTGTCGGCGAGTTCCTTGAGCTCATCGCGGACGATGGCCCGCTGACGCTCCGGCTTGGCCAGGATGTCCTCGAGGTCGGCGATCTCGGCTTCGATCTTGGCCAGATCGTCGACGATGCGCTGGCGCTCGAGAGCGGCCAGGCGGCGCAGCTGCATGTCGAGGACGGCCTGGGCCTGGATCTCGTCGACCTCGAGCAGTTCGATGAGGCCCTGGCGCGCGACATCGGCGTTGGCCGAGGCGCGGATCAACGCGATCACCTCGTCGAGCGCATCGAGTGCCTTGACCAGACCGCGCAGGATGTGGGCCCGCTCATTGGCCTTGCGCAGCCGGTAACGGGTGCGCCGGATGATCACATCGAGCTGATGCTCGACGTAGTAGCGGATCATCTGGTCCAGCCGCAGGGTGCGCGGCACCCCGTCGACGATGGACAGCATGTTCGCCCCGAAGCTGGTCTGCAGCTGGGTGTGCTTGTAGAGGTTGTTCAGCACCACCTTGGCGACGGCATCGCGCTTGAGCTCCACCACGATTCGCAAGCCCACACGGTCACTGGACTGATCCTCGATGTTGGAGATACCGGTCAGCTTGCCGTCGCGGACCTGCTCGGCGATCGAGGTGATGAAGTTGTCGTGGTTGACCTGATACGGCAACTCGGTGATGACGATCGAGGTGCGTCCGCGCGAATCCTCTTCGATCTCAACGACACCGCGCATCCGGATGGAACCGCGGCCGGTGGTGTAGGCGTCGTGGATGCCCTGGGATCCGACGATCAGGCCTGAGGTCGGGAAGTCCGGACCCTTGACCCGTTCGCAGACGGCGGCCAGCGTGGTTTCCTCGTCCGCCTCGTGGTTCTCCAGGCACCAGTACACGGCCTCGGCGAGTTCGCGCAGGTTGTGCGGCGGGATGTTGGTGGCCATACCGACGGCGATACCGCCGGACCCGTTGGCCAGCAGGTTCGGGAACCGGCTGGGCAGCACGGTCGGTTCCTGCACGCGGCCGTCGTAGTTCGGGATGAAATCGACTGTCTCCTCGTCGATTTCACGCAGCATCTCCATGGCCAGCGGAGTCAGCCGCGCCTCGGTGTAACGCATGGCGGCCGGCGGATCGTTACCCGGGGAACCGAAGTTACCCTGGCCGTCGACCAGCGGGTAGCGCAGTGACCATGGCTGGGCCATCCGGACCAGGGTGTCGTAGATCGACGAGTCGCCGTGCGGGTGGTAGTTACCCATCGTCTCGGCCACCGAGCGCGCGGATTTGGCGTGTCCGCGGTCGGGCCGGAAGCCGGAGTCGTACATCGCGTAGAGCACCCGGCGGTGCACCGGCTTGAGACCGTCGCGGACCTCGGGAAGGGCGCGGCCGACGATCACGCTCATCGCGTAATCGATGTAGCTGCGCTGCATCTCCTGCTGGATGTCGACAGGTTCGATGCGGTCGCCGGCTTCGTCGCCCGGCGGCAGGGTGGTGTCAGTCATCTGATCTCAGTCCTATGAATTAGACGTCAAGGAAGCGAACGTCTTTGGCATTACGGGTGATGAAGCTGCGGCGTGCCTCGACGTCCTCGCCCATCAGGATCGAGAACAGTTCGTCGGCCGCGGCGGCGTCGTCGAGTGTCACCTGCCGCAACACCCGGACCGAGGGATCCATGGTGGTCTCCCACAGTTCCTTGGCGTCCATCTCGCCGAGACCCTTGTAGCGCTGGATGCCGTCCTCCGGGTTGATCCGTCGTCCTGCGGCACGGCCGGCCTCGAGCAGACCGTCGCGCTCCCGGTCGGAATATGCGAATTCCGGTTCGGAGCGTTGCCATTTCAGCTTGTACAGCGGGGGTTGCGCCAGGAAGATGTGGCCGTGCTCGACCAGCGGCTTCATGAAGCGGAACAGCAGGGTGAGCAGCAGCGTCGAGATGTGCTGGCCGTCCACGTCGGCGTCGGCCATCAGCACGATCTTGTGGTAGCGCAGCTTGGCCAGGTCGAACTCGTCATGGATGCCGGTGCCCAGCGCGGTGATGATGGCCTGGACTTCGGTGTTCTTGAGCACCCGGTCGATGCGGGCCTTCTCGACATTGATGATCTTGCCGCGCAGCGGCAGGATCGCCTGGAACATCGAGTCACGGCCGCTCTTGGCCGAGCCGCCGGCCGAATCACCCTCCACCACATACAGTTCGGACTTGCTCGGATCGGTGGAACGGCAGTCGGCGAGCTTGCCGGGCAGGCCGCCGATATCCGTTGCGCTCTTGCGGCGCACCAGCTCCCGCGCCTTGCGCGCGGCGATACGTGCCTGCGCCGACGAAACCGCCTTGTTCACAACGGTCTTTGCTTCGGCCGGGTTGGCATCGAACCAGTGCTGCAACTCCTCGTTGCAGATCTTCTGGACGAAGGACTTTACCTCGGTGTTGCCGAGCTTGGTCTTGGTCTGGCCCTCGAACTGCGGCTGCTGGACCTTCACCGAGATCACCGCGGCGAGGCCCTCGCGGATGTCGTCACCGGTGAGGTTCGGATCCTTGTCCTTGAGTAGCTTCTTGTCCTTGGCGTACTTGTTGACCACGGTGGTCAGCGCAGCGCGGAAGCCCTCTTCGTGGGTGCCACCCTCATGGGTGTTGATGGTGTTGGCGAAGGTGTGCACGGACTCGGAGTAGCCCGCGTTCCACTGCATCGCGATCTCGACCTCGTGGCCGGGTCCCTTGCCCTCGAAATCGATGACGCTGGGCTGGATCGCGGTCTTGGTGCGGTTGATGTGCTTGACGAAGTCG
This region of Mycolicibacterium diernhoferi genomic DNA includes:
- the gyrA gene encoding DNA gyrase subunit A produces the protein MTDTTLPPGDEAGDRIEPVDIQQEMQRSYIDYAMSVIVGRALPEVRDGLKPVHRRVLYAMYDSGFRPDRGHAKSARSVAETMGNYHPHGDSSIYDTLVRMAQPWSLRYPLVDGQGNFGSPGNDPPAAMRYTEARLTPLAMEMLREIDEETVDFIPNYDGRVQEPTVLPSRFPNLLANGSGGIAVGMATNIPPHNLRELAEAVYWCLENHEADEETTLAAVCERVKGPDFPTSGLIVGSQGIHDAYTTGRGSIRMRGVVEIEEDSRGRTSIVITELPYQVNHDNFITSIAEQVRDGKLTGISNIEDQSSDRVGLRIVVELKRDAVAKVVLNNLYKHTQLQTSFGANMLSIVDGVPRTLRLDQMIRYYVEHQLDVIIRRTRYRLRKANERAHILRGLVKALDALDEVIALIRASANADVARQGLIELLEVDEIQAQAVLDMQLRRLAALERQRIVDDLAKIEAEIADLEDILAKPERQRAIVRDELKELADKYGDDRKSRIVPADGEVSDEDLIAREDVVVTITETGYAKRTKTDLYRSQKRGGKGVQGAGLKQDDIVNHFFVCSTHDWILFFTTQGRVYRAKAYDLPEASRTARGQHVANLLAFQPEERIAQVIQLQSYEDAPYLVLATRNGLVKKSKLTDFDSNRSGGIVAVNLREGDELVGAVLCSAEDDLLLVSANGQSIRFSATDEALRPMGRATSGVQGMRFNEDDRLLSLNVVEADKYLLVATAGGYAKRTAIDEYTAQGRGGKGILTIQYDPKRGSLVGALIVDDETELYAITSGGGVIRTAARQVRKAGRQTKGVRLMNLGEGDTLIAIARNAEGDDADGTDPEGAEADSTGPDGTEPDAT
- the gyrB gene encoding DNA topoisomerase (ATP-hydrolyzing) subunit B; this encodes MAAQDQYGAESIKVLEGLEAVRKRPGMYIGSTGERGLHHLIWEVVDNAVDEAMAGYASKVDVRILEDGGVQVSDDGRGIPVAMHSTGVPTIDVVMTVLHAGGKFEEGAYQVSGGLHGVGVSVVNALSTRLEADVCRDGYEWFQTYDKSVPGTLRQGEKTKKTGSTIRFWADPDIFETTTYDFETIARRLQEMAFLNKGLTIELTDERVAPASVVDEVVSDHAEAPKSADEKAAEAAAPQKVKHRVFHYPGGLVDFVKHINRTKTAIQPSVIDFEGKGPGHEVEIAMQWNAGYSESVHTFANTINTHEGGTHEEGFRAALTTVVNKYAKDKKLLKDKDPNLTGDDIREGLAAVISVKVQQPQFEGQTKTKLGNTEVKSFVQKICNEELQHWFDANPAEAKTVVNKAVSSAQARIAARKARELVRRKSATDIGGLPGKLADCRSTDPSKSELYVVEGDSAGGSAKSGRDSMFQAILPLRGKIINVEKARIDRVLKNTEVQAIITALGTGIHDEFDLAKLRYHKIVLMADADVDGQHISTLLLTLLFRFMKPLVEHGHIFLAQPPLYKLKWQRSEPEFAYSDRERDGLLEAGRAAGRRINPEDGIQRYKGLGEMDAKELWETTMDPSVRVLRQVTLDDAAAADELFSILMGEDVEARRSFITRNAKDVRFLDV